The Alteromonas macleodii ATCC 27126 genome segment AAAATAACGTAAGGCCTTTTACCGTTATGTCCTGTGACAATATTCAACACAATGGCCATGTGTTAAAGAAAATGCTGCTTGCGTATATTGAACTGTTTGACCAAGCGTTTGCTAGTTGGGTTGACGAAAACGTGAGTTTCCCTAATTCAATGGTAGACAGAATAACGCCTGCAACCACAAATGAAGATATCGCAACGTTATGGGCTCAGGGCGTAGAAGATGCTTGGCCTGTAGTGTGTGAGCCTTTTGACCAGTGGGTTATTGAAGATGACTTTTGCAATACCAAGCCGTGTTTAGATTTAGTAGGCGCGCAGTTTGTAAGCGATGTGGCACCGTACGAAAAGCTTAAGCTTCGTATGCTTAATGCGGGCCATTCAGTACTTGGGTTGGTTGGTTCTGTAGCAGGGCTTGAAACTATCCATGAAAGTGTTGAAGCGAAACAGTTAAAGCGTCTTCTATCAATCTTTATGGAACAAGAGGTTATGCCAACACTCGACCCAGTAGAGGGGATTGACGTGTATGAATACAGAGATACGCTGCTATCTCGTTTCTCCAACCCTTTCATTAAAGATACGCTAGCGCGAATTTGCCTTGAAAGTTCGGCTAAGCTTCCGGTGTTTTTATTTCCCACCGTACGAGATAATTTGGCGGCCAACAGAGACACCGATATAAGTGCTTTAGTTGTTGCTTGCTGGGCCTTCTATTCAGACAGGCATGCCTCTCAAGACGGGAAGTCACTTGAAATCAACGATGTGTTAGCTGATAAGTTACACAACGCGGCTAGTAATAACCAAATAGACAGCCTTAGTTTTTTAATGCTAGAAGAAGTATTTGGTAAGCTGGTTGATGAAGCGCGTTTTACCGCTAGTTTCCAGGGCTTTGTAGAGCGCTTGTATCAACAAGAGCCGGTGTTGCTGATTAGCGAAAAGGTAGCAAACAATAAACTCGAGCTTGCCAGAGCTT includes the following:
- a CDS encoding mannitol dehydrogenase family protein gives rise to the protein MQSQTSILLNRANLSSLPNDIRRPAYDVENVQTGIVHIGVGGFHRAHEAMYVDRLMAKTGDLSWGICGVGLRENDRAMKKVFDEQDNLYTLVEKHNDGSRSASVIGAMTGFLMAPDDPQAVIDKMAEPEVRIVSLTITEGGYNFDASSGEFITTNPDVIHDIENPKTPKLVFGYLVAALKKRKENNVRPFTVMSCDNIQHNGHVLKKMLLAYIELFDQAFASWVDENVSFPNSMVDRITPATTNEDIATLWAQGVEDAWPVVCEPFDQWVIEDDFCNTKPCLDLVGAQFVSDVAPYEKLKLRMLNAGHSVLGLVGSVAGLETIHESVEAKQLKRLLSIFMEQEVMPTLDPVEGIDVYEYRDTLLSRFSNPFIKDTLARICLESSAKLPVFLFPTVRDNLAANRDTDISALVVACWAFYSDRHASQDGKSLEINDVLADKLHNAASNNQIDSLSFLMLEEVFGKLVDEARFTASFQGFVERLYQQEPVLLISEKVANNKLELARAC